A single Sphingomonas sp. IW22 DNA region contains:
- a CDS encoding glutathione S-transferase family protein: protein MTIIVHHLENSRSQRVLWLLEELSLPYEVRRYQRDKATMLAPPELKSIHPLGKSPVIEDLAAAGGDRTVIAETGAVVEYLVEKCDGRLGTPARREDVLRYRFFLHYAEGSVMPPLLVKLVLSRVPVLGKVAMKRIQPMIDVHLDYIEAELASRPWFAGESFTAADVMMSFPLEAARSRGGLDEGRPATIAWLEKVHARPAYQAALAAGGPYAFA from the coding sequence ATGACGATCATTGTGCATCATCTGGAAAATTCGCGGTCGCAACGCGTGTTGTGGCTGCTGGAGGAATTGTCGCTCCCCTATGAAGTGCGGCGTTATCAGCGGGATAAGGCAACCATGCTGGCGCCGCCCGAACTGAAGAGCATCCATCCGCTGGGCAAGTCGCCGGTGATCGAGGATCTGGCCGCGGCCGGCGGTGACCGGACGGTAATTGCGGAAACGGGCGCTGTCGTCGAATATCTGGTCGAGAAATGCGACGGCCGCCTGGGCACCCCGGCGCGGCGTGAAGATGTGCTGCGGTATCGTTTCTTCCTTCACTATGCCGAAGGGTCGGTGATGCCGCCGCTGCTGGTCAAGCTGGTGCTCAGCCGGGTGCCGGTGCTCGGCAAGGTGGCGATGAAACGCATTCAGCCGATGATCGACGTGCATCTGGACTATATCGAGGCTGAACTCGCCAGTCGGCCCTGGTTTGCGGGCGAAAGCTTTACCGCTGCCGATGTGATGATGAGTTTCCCGCTGGAAGCCGCGCGCAGCCGGGGCGGTCTGGACGAAGGGCGTCCGGCCACGATCGCGTGGCTGGAAAAGGTTCACGCGCGCCCCGCCTATCAGGCGGCATTGGCGGCGGGCGGACCCTATGCCTTTGCCTGA
- a CDS encoding cyclopropane-fatty-acyl-phospholipid synthase family protein: MTSAADWQSRTGAAWAAEWPRTDRSFAELDPVLLEAALDGLAPEAGVLDVGCGAGATSLAIKAARPDCTVTGVDLSVELIEAAQARAAMMPEGKRPDFRIEDAASAQSGAFDRIVSRHGVMFFADPVAVLARLRQRLAPGGAIVFTCFRERAANGWATMPVASLGGAGSSPPAGLAGGPGPFAFAVEDEVRGLLTAAGWQAIESRAVDYRYRAGEGPRAVEDAVALFRRIGPAAPVLAAEPPERRAELTERLAALCAEQWRDDIVSFPAAAWLWVARNPA; the protein is encoded by the coding sequence ATGACCAGCGCGGCTGACTGGCAATCGCGGACGGGCGCCGCATGGGCGGCAGAATGGCCGCGCACCGACCGCAGCTTTGCAGAACTGGACCCGGTTCTTTTGGAAGCCGCACTTGACGGGCTGGCGCCGGAGGCCGGGGTGCTGGATGTCGGTTGCGGCGCGGGCGCCACGTCGCTGGCGATCAAGGCGGCGCGACCGGATTGCACCGTGACCGGCGTCGATCTGTCGGTCGAGTTGATCGAGGCTGCCCAAGCGCGCGCGGCAATGATGCCAGAGGGCAAACGCCCCGATTTTAGGATCGAGGATGCCGCGTCGGCGCAGTCGGGCGCATTCGACCGCATCGTGTCGCGCCACGGCGTCATGTTCTTTGCCGATCCGGTGGCGGTGCTGGCCCGGCTGCGCCAGCGATTGGCGCCGGGCGGGGCGATTGTCTTTACCTGTTTTCGCGAGCGCGCGGCCAATGGCTGGGCGACGATGCCGGTCGCGTCACTGGGCGGCGCGGGATCGTCTCCGCCCGCCGGGTTGGCGGGCGGCCCCGGTCCCTTTGCGTTTGCCGTCGAAGATGAGGTTCGCGGGCTGCTGACGGCGGCGGGCTGGCAGGCGATCGAGTCGCGGGCGGTCGATTATCGTTACCGTGCAGGGGAGGGGCCGCGCGCGGTGGAGGACGCGGTCGCGCTGTTCAGGCGTATCGGCCCGGCAGCACCAGTGCTTGCGGCAGAGCCACCCGAACGGCGCGCCGAACTGACCGAGCGACTGGCGGCACTGTGCGCGGAGCAATGGCGCGACGACATCGTTTCATTTCCAGCCGCGGCGTGGCTGTGGGTTGCGCGCAATCCGGCGTGA
- the rpsA gene encoding 30S ribosomal protein S1 yields the protein MATNPTRDDFAAMLDDMFGGADSFEGRVVHGTVTAIENDLAVIDVGLKSEGRVPLREFAAPGQKAELKVGDEVEVYVDRVENANGEAMLSRDRARREAAWDKLELEFSQGNRVEGVIFGRVKGGFTVDLSGAVAFLPGSQVDIRPVRDVTPLMDLPQPFQILKMDRKRGNIVVSRRAVLEETRAEQRSGLIQSLAEGQIIDGVVKNITDYGAFVDLGGIDGLLHVTDLSYKRVGHPSEMLNIGDTVKVQIIRINRDTQRISLGMKQLESDPWDGAGAKYPVGAKLSGRVTNITEYGAFVELEPGIEGLVHVSEMSWTKKNVHPGKIVSTSQEVEVVVLEVDEDKRRISLGLKQAQQNPWERFAEQHPVGSEVEGEVKNATEFGLFIGLDGDVDGMVHMSDIAWGISGEDALALHRKGEMVKAIVLAVEADKERISLGMKQLERGAPVAGAAATGGRVNKNEIVTVTVLEVRDAGLEVQTGDDGATGFIKRTDLGRDRDEQRPERFQVGQKFDAMVTGFDRSKKPTFSIKAMQIAEEKQAVAQYGSSDSGASLGDILGEALKARGENR from the coding sequence ATGGCTACCAACCCAACCCGCGACGATTTCGCCGCGATGCTCGACGACATGTTCGGCGGCGCCGACAGCTTTGAAGGCCGCGTCGTTCATGGCACCGTCACCGCCATCGAAAACGACCTGGCCGTCATCGACGTCGGCCTGAAGTCCGAAGGCCGCGTGCCGCTGCGCGAATTCGCCGCCCCCGGCCAGAAGGCCGAGCTGAAGGTCGGTGACGAGGTCGAGGTTTATGTCGACCGCGTCGAAAACGCCAACGGCGAAGCGATGCTGTCGCGCGACCGCGCACGCCGTGAAGCCGCCTGGGACAAGCTGGAACTCGAATTCTCGCAGGGCAACCGCGTCGAAGGCGTGATCTTCGGCCGCGTGAAGGGTGGCTTCACCGTCGACCTGTCGGGCGCCGTGGCGTTCCTGCCGGGTTCGCAGGTCGATATCCGCCCCGTCCGCGACGTCACCCCGCTGATGGACCTGCCGCAGCCGTTCCAGATCCTGAAGATGGACCGCAAGCGCGGCAACATCGTCGTGTCGCGCCGCGCCGTTCTGGAAGAAACGCGCGCAGAACAGCGTTCGGGCCTGATCCAGTCGCTGGCCGAAGGTCAGATCATCGACGGCGTCGTCAAGAACATCACCGATTACGGTGCGTTCGTGGACCTGGGCGGCATCGACGGCCTGCTGCACGTCACCGACCTCAGCTACAAGCGCGTCGGCCATCCGTCGGAAATGCTGAACATTGGCGACACGGTGAAGGTGCAGATCATCCGCATCAACCGCGACACCCAGCGCATCTCGCTTGGCATGAAGCAGCTTGAAAGCGATCCGTGGGATGGCGCAGGCGCCAAGTATCCGGTCGGCGCCAAGCTGTCGGGCCGCGTGACCAACATCACCGAATATGGTGCGTTCGTCGAACTGGAGCCGGGCATCGAAGGCCTGGTCCACGTGTCGGAAATGAGCTGGACCAAGAAGAACGTCCATCCGGGCAAGATCGTCAGCACTTCGCAGGAAGTGGAAGTCGTCGTGCTCGAGGTCGACGAGGACAAGCGCCGCATCTCGCTGGGTCTGAAGCAGGCGCAGCAGAATCCGTGGGAGCGTTTCGCCGAGCAGCACCCGGTCGGCAGCGAAGTCGAGGGCGAAGTCAAGAACGCCACCGAATTCGGCCTGTTCATCGGCCTGGACGGCGACGTCGACGGCATGGTCCACATGTCGGACATCGCTTGGGGCATCTCGGGCGAGGACGCGCTGGCGCTTCACCGCAAGGGCGAGATGGTCAAGGCCATCGTTCTGGCGGTCGAAGCCGACAAGGAGCGCATCTCGCTCGGCATGAAGCAGCTTGAGCGTGGCGCGCCTGTCGCAGGTGCCGCTGCAACCGGCGGTCGCGTCAACAAGAACGAGATCGTCACCGTCACTGTCCTCGAAGTCCGCGACGCCGGGCTGGAAGTGCAGACCGGCGACGACGGCGCAACCGGCTTCATCAAGCGCACCGATCTTGGCCGCGACCGCGACGAACAGCGTCCGGAGCGTTTCCAGGTCGGCCAGAAGTTCGACGCGATGGTCACCGGCTTCGACCGTTCGAAGAAGCCGACCTTCTCGATCAAGGCGATGCAGATCGCCGAAGAGAAGCAGGCCGTGGCGCAGTATGGCTCGTCCGACTCGGGCGCGTCGCTGGGCGACATCCTGGGCGAAGCGCTGAAGGCACGCGGCGAAAACCGCTAA
- a CDS encoding integration host factor subunit beta, giving the protein MIRSELVQLLVRDNPDLSVRDVERIVNVFFDEIVARLSQDGRVELRGFGAFSTRARDARTGRNPRTGEMVSVAAKRVPYFKPGKEMRVRLNVSE; this is encoded by the coding sequence ATGATACGTTCGGAGCTTGTCCAACTTCTGGTGCGCGACAATCCCGACCTTTCGGTTCGCGATGTGGAGCGCATTGTGAACGTCTTTTTCGACGAGATCGTAGCCCGGCTGTCGCAGGATGGCCGCGTCGAGCTCCGCGGCTTTGGCGCCTTTTCCACCCGCGCCCGCGATGCGCGTACAGGTCGCAACCCGCGCACCGGCGAAATGGTCTCCGTCGCGGCAAAGCGCGTGCCCTATTTCAAGCCGGGCAAGGAAATGCGCGTTCGCCTGAACGTCAGCGAATAA
- the rimM gene encoding ribosome maturation factor RimM (Essential for efficient processing of 16S rRNA), with translation MTSTSRQTGADRPVTLAVVTGAHGVRGEVRLKIFADDLSAHREFNNGALKLDSLREGIARFTGVADRNAAEALRGTALTVPRSSLPPLGEGEYYHVDLIGLSAVSESGTALGRSVAVENYGASDLVEIERPDGRRFMVPLTPQAVPHWDETSLTVADSFVD, from the coding sequence GTGACATCGACAAGCCGGCAGACGGGGGCTGACCGTCCGGTAACGCTCGCGGTGGTGACGGGCGCGCACGGCGTGCGCGGTGAAGTGCGGCTCAAGATCTTTGCCGACGACCTGTCCGCCCACCGCGAGTTCAATAACGGCGCGCTCAAGCTCGATTCGTTGCGGGAGGGGATTGCCCGGTTCACCGGCGTCGCCGACCGCAACGCTGCAGAGGCGCTACGCGGGACGGCGCTGACCGTGCCGCGATCCAGTTTGCCGCCGCTTGGCGAGGGCGAATATTATCATGTTGACCTGATCGGCCTGTCGGCGGTCAGCGAAAGCGGGACAGCGCTTGGTCGCAGCGTCGCCGTCGAGAATTATGGGGCGAGCGACCTGGTCGAGATCGAGCGGCCCGATGGCCGCCGTTTCATGGTCCCCCTGACACCGCAGGCCGTGCCCCATTGGGACGAAACGTCACTGACAGTGGCGGACAGCTTCGTCGACTGA
- the rpsP gene encoding 30S ribosomal protein S16, with the protein MAISMRLSRGGSKKRPYYRIVVADARSPRDGKFIEKIGTYNPLLAKDSDERVKLDTDRAKHWLSVGAQPTDRVARFLDAAGLRERAARNNPNKAEPGEKAKERAEEKAEKLKAQQEAEAAANAPAEEATEETAEA; encoded by the coding sequence ATGGCAATCAGCATGCGTCTGTCGCGCGGCGGCTCGAAGAAGCGGCCCTATTACCGGATTGTCGTGGCGGACGCCCGCAGCCCGCGTGACGGCAAGTTCATCGAGAAGATCGGCACCTATAACCCGCTTCTCGCCAAGGATTCGGATGAGCGCGTCAAGCTGGACACCGACCGTGCCAAGCATTGGCTGAGCGTTGGCGCACAGCCGACCGACCGCGTCGCCCGCTTCCTTGACGCCGCCGGCCTGCGTGAGCGCGCTGCGCGCAACAACCCGAACAAGGCCGAGCCGGGCGAAAAGGCCAAGGAACGCGCCGAGGAAAAGGCCGAGAAGCTGAAGGCGCAGCAGGAAGCCGAAGCCGCAGCGAACGCGCCGGCCGAAGAAGCGACCGAAGAAACCGCAGAAGCGTGA
- the ffh gene encoding signal recognition particle protein, translating to MFDSLSDRLGGVFDRLRGRGALNESDVRTAMREVRIALLEADVALPVAREFVDKVTEQAIGHQVLRSVTPGQQVVKIVNDALVEMLGAETTDLNIDVTPPGVVMMVGLQGSGKTTTTAKLSRLIKKRGKKVLMASLDVNRPAAQEQLAVLGTQIEVATLPIVQGQQPVDIARRALQSAKLQGFDVVMLDTAGRLHVDQALMDEMKAVADISKPDEILLVVDSLTGQDAVNVATNFSQQVPLTGVVLTRMDGDARGGAALSMRAVTGKPIKFAGVGEKLDAIEPFHPKRVAGRILGMGDVVSLVEKAAEAIQADDAEKMAARMAKGQFDMNDLRNQLSQMRRMGGIGALAGMIPGMKKAQAAMAASNVDDRILLRMDAMIGSMTVKERARPELLNAKRKIRVAKGSGTTVQDVNKLLKMHQEMSTAMKRIKKMGGIKGLAAMLGKGGPGGGMGGIGNALGGPAMGDFMSKAGGGLPGLGSGGDAPKLPPGFENLLKNKK from the coding sequence ATGTTCGACTCTCTCAGTGACCGGCTTGGCGGCGTTTTCGACCGTCTGCGTGGCCGTGGCGCGCTGAACGAATCCGATGTGCGAACCGCGATGCGCGAAGTGCGTATCGCACTGCTTGAAGCCGACGTGGCGCTGCCCGTCGCACGCGAATTCGTCGACAAGGTTACCGAACAGGCAATCGGTCATCAGGTGCTGCGATCGGTCACGCCGGGGCAGCAGGTCGTCAAGATCGTCAATGACGCGCTGGTCGAGATGCTCGGCGCCGAGACGACCGATTTGAACATCGACGTGACGCCGCCCGGCGTGGTGATGATGGTCGGCCTACAGGGGTCGGGCAAGACGACGACCACGGCCAAGCTTTCGCGACTGATCAAGAAGCGCGGCAAGAAGGTGCTGATGGCGTCACTGGACGTCAATCGTCCGGCCGCGCAGGAACAGCTGGCGGTGCTGGGCACCCAGATTGAGGTTGCGACGCTGCCGATCGTGCAGGGTCAGCAGCCGGTCGATATCGCGCGGCGCGCGCTGCAATCGGCAAAGCTTCAGGGCTTTGACGTAGTGATGCTCGACACGGCGGGCCGCCTCCACGTCGATCAGGCGTTGATGGACGAGATGAAGGCGGTGGCCGACATTTCGAAGCCGGATGAAATCCTGCTGGTTGTCGATTCGCTGACCGGACAGGACGCGGTCAATGTGGCGACCAACTTCTCGCAGCAGGTGCCGCTGACTGGCGTGGTGCTGACCCGCATGGACGGCGACGCGCGCGGGGGTGCTGCGCTGTCGATGCGCGCAGTCACCGGCAAGCCGATCAAGTTCGCGGGTGTCGGTGAAAAGCTCGACGCGATCGAGCCGTTCCACCCCAAGCGCGTTGCCGGCCGCATCCTGGGCATGGGCGATGTCGTCTCGCTGGTGGAAAAGGCTGCCGAGGCGATCCAGGCCGATGATGCCGAGAAGATGGCCGCGCGCATGGCCAAGGGTCAGTTCGACATGAACGACCTTCGCAACCAGTTGTCGCAGATGCGCCGCATGGGTGGCATCGGCGCGCTGGCGGGGATGATCCCCGGCATGAAGAAGGCGCAGGCGGCAATGGCGGCGTCGAATGTCGACGACCGCATCCTGCTGCGCATGGACGCGATGATCGGATCGATGACGGTCAAGGAGCGCGCCCGGCCGGAACTGCTCAACGCCAAGCGCAAGATCCGCGTCGCCAAGGGCTCGGGCACGACCGTTCAGGACGTGAACAAGCTGCTGAAGATGCATCAGGAAATGTCGACCGCGATGAAGCGCATCAAGAAGATGGGCGGCATCAAGGGGTTGGCGGCGATGCTGGGCAAGGGTGGCCCCGGTGGCGGCATGGGCGGCATCGGCAATGCTCTGGGCGGCCCGGCGATGGGCGATTTCATGTCGAAGGCGGGCGGGGGGCTTCCCGGCCTGGGCAGCGGGGGCGACGCGCCCAAGCTGCCGCCTGGTTTCGAAAACCTGTTGAAGAACAAGAAATAA
- a CDS encoding putative bifunctional diguanylate cyclase/phosphodiesterase translates to MFTGIASTVLSQTVGHYLGTGERTDGVLVIALLLNIALIMIGWRRHSDLAGEVRERTEAEARARALAARDPLTGFHNRRSLADEGAAMIAEAVRRNKAVALMMLDLDHFKSVNDMYGHATGDALLCAVAAEMMQIAPTGALHARLGGDEFAIALIFDPRTPDMIEHYAERLVHRLAQPFEAEGQRLHISCSLGIARSDFGSATVEALMRAGDIAMYAAKKSGRNRLAWFDQSMELELRVRNELEEGLRFAIPAGQIVPYFEQQVELATGALTGFEVLARWEHPTRGVIGPDQFIPIAEETGMIADLSLSIMQQAFVCARDWDPALMLSVNISPWQLRDPWLAQKIIKALTETGFPASRLEIEITESALFDNLALAQSIVGSLKNQGVRLALDDFGTGYSSLAHLRALPFDRIKIDKSFVTSINEAADSVAIVTAIVRLGESLNLPVTAEGVEDAAIAERLAAMGCAKGQGWHFGKPRSIVGVRKFLRERGLIAGIPPENVALITSRRRAG, encoded by the coding sequence ATGTTCACTGGCATCGCCTCAACCGTGCTTAGCCAGACGGTCGGTCATTATCTGGGCACAGGGGAGCGCACGGACGGCGTTCTGGTGATCGCACTATTGCTGAATATCGCACTGATCATGATCGGTTGGCGCCGCCACAGCGACCTGGCAGGCGAAGTGCGCGAACGCACCGAGGCGGAAGCACGGGCGCGGGCGCTGGCCGCGCGCGATCCGCTGACCGGCTTTCACAATCGCCGCTCTCTTGCCGATGAGGGCGCGGCGATGATCGCGGAGGCCGTTCGCCGGAACAAGGCGGTCGCGCTGATGATGCTCGACCTGGACCACTTTAAAAGCGTCAACGACATGTACGGCCATGCCACGGGCGACGCGCTGCTATGCGCCGTGGCGGCCGAAATGATGCAGATTGCGCCCACGGGTGCGCTGCACGCCCGGCTGGGCGGCGACGAATTCGCGATTGCGCTGATCTTCGATCCCCGCACACCCGACATGATCGAACATTATGCCGAACGCTTGGTTCATCGGCTGGCCCAGCCGTTCGAGGCGGAAGGGCAGCGGCTGCATATCAGCTGTTCGCTGGGCATCGCCCGATCCGATTTCGGCTCCGCAACGGTCGAGGCGCTGATGCGGGCGGGTGATATCGCCATGTATGCGGCCAAGAAGTCCGGCCGCAACCGACTGGCATGGTTCGATCAGTCGATGGAACTGGAGCTACGCGTCCGCAACGAGCTTGAGGAAGGGCTGCGCTTCGCCATCCCGGCGGGCCAGATCGTTCCCTATTTCGAACAGCAGGTCGAACTGGCGACCGGCGCGCTGACCGGGTTCGAGGTGCTGGCGCGCTGGGAACATCCGACGCGTGGCGTGATCGGCCCCGATCAGTTCATCCCGATTGCCGAGGAAACCGGCATGATCGCCGACCTTTCGCTGTCGATCATGCAACAAGCCTTTGTCTGCGCGCGCGACTGGGATCCGGCACTGATGCTGTCGGTCAACATCTCCCCCTGGCAGTTGCGCGACCCCTGGTTGGCGCAAAAGATTATCAAGGCGCTGACCGAAACCGGCTTCCCGGCCAGCCGGCTTGAGATTGAAATCACCGAAAGCGCGCTGTTCGACAATCTGGCGCTGGCGCAGTCCATTGTCGGCAGCCTGAAAAATCAGGGCGTTCGGCTGGCGCTGGACGATTTCGGCACCGGTTATTCCAGCCTGGCGCATCTGCGCGCCCTGCCCTTCGACCGGATCAAGATCGACAAATCCTTCGTCACCTCGATCAACGAAGCCGCCGATTCGGTCGCCATCGTCACCGCGATCGTGCGGTTGGGCGAGAGCCTGAACCTGCCGGTCACGGCCGAGGGGGTCGAGGATGCGGCAATTGCCGAGCGGCTGGCGGCGATGGGATGCGCCAAAGGCCAGGGCTGGCATTTCGGCAAGCCGCGCTCCATCGTTGGCGTTCGCAAGTTCCTGCGCGAACGCGGTCTGATCGCTGGCATTCCGCCAGAAAACGTCGCCCTGATTACCAGCCGGCGTCGGGCTGGCTGA
- a CDS encoding DUF924 family protein yields the protein MHRDAAPVLHFWFEECSPDQHFRKDAALDRAIADRFGTLREQVVTHGGAGWRDDADSLLAAIILIDQFGRNIHRGSAAAYAADPLALALARDGIARGFDAALPPERRRFLYMPLMHAEDPAAQADSVRLFEASGDAESAAFARDHADVIERFGRFPSRNAALGRDSTAEEQAYLSQPDAGW from the coding sequence ATGCATCGCGACGCTGCGCCGGTTCTGCACTTTTGGTTCGAGGAATGTTCGCCCGATCAGCATTTCAGAAAGGATGCGGCGCTGGACCGCGCCATTGCCGATCGTTTTGGCACGTTGCGCGAACAGGTGGTGACCCATGGTGGGGCAGGGTGGCGCGACGATGCGGACAGCCTGCTGGCGGCGATCATCCTGATCGACCAGTTCGGTCGCAACATCCATCGCGGATCGGCGGCGGCCTATGCGGCCGATCCGCTGGCGCTTGCGCTCGCGCGGGACGGGATCGCGCGCGGGTTTGACGCCGCGCTCCCGCCGGAGCGGCGGCGGTTTCTGTATATGCCCTTGATGCATGCCGAAGACCCGGCCGCACAGGCCGACAGCGTGCGCCTGTTCGAAGCGTCAGGCGATGCCGAATCAGCCGCGTTCGCGCGCGATCATGCCGATGTCATCGAACGATTCGGCCGCTTCCCCAGCCGCAATGCCGCTTTGGGCCGCGACTCGACGGCCGAAGAGCAGGCGTATCTCAGCCAGCCCGACGCCGGCTGGTAA
- a CDS encoding MiaB/RimO family radical SAM methylthiotransferase, with the protein MAEIVTLGCRLNLAESETIRAMVDGRDVAVVNSCAVTAEAVRQSRRAVRRLARDNPDAELVVTGCAATIDPEGFAALPGVARVVANPLKLAPEAWDAPAPPPPASAHARALVEVQNGCDHSCTFCIIPQGRGPSRSLPAGGVIERIAALVEAGHREVVLTGVDLTSYGVDLPGIPTLGRLVERILRLVPDLPRLRLSSLDPSEIDDRLFALIAHEPRVMPHLHLSMQAGDDLILKRMKRRHNRAHAVRLVGRLRALRPELAVGADLIAGFPTEDEAAFQGSLALIEECAIVHAHIFPFSPRHGTPAARMPQVQPDVVRERAARLRATAAAVRGDWLAGLVGSVQQVLVEKPGDIGHAANFATVRLPRPANVGTIVPVRVTGVHDDNLIGEPE; encoded by the coding sequence ATGGCCGAGATCGTCACACTCGGATGCCGCCTCAACCTCGCCGAAAGCGAAACGATCCGTGCCATGGTGGACGGACGGGACGTGGCCGTGGTGAACAGTTGCGCTGTCACCGCCGAAGCCGTCCGCCAGTCGCGGCGCGCCGTTCGACGACTGGCGCGTGACAATCCGGATGCGGAACTGGTCGTGACCGGGTGCGCCGCCACCATTGATCCAGAGGGCTTTGCCGCCCTGCCCGGTGTCGCCCGTGTGGTCGCCAATCCACTGAAGCTGGCGCCCGAAGCATGGGACGCCCCCGCCCCGCCGCCGCCCGCATCCGCCCATGCCCGCGCGCTGGTGGAGGTTCAGAATGGTTGTGACCATAGCTGCACCTTCTGCATCATTCCGCAGGGTCGCGGCCCCAGCCGATCGTTGCCTGCGGGCGGCGTCATCGAACGCATCGCCGCTTTGGTCGAAGCCGGGCACCGCGAAGTCGTACTGACGGGCGTCGATCTGACCAGCTACGGCGTCGATCTGCCCGGCATCCCCACGCTTGGGCGGCTGGTCGAGCGGATCCTGCGGCTGGTGCCCGATCTGCCGCGCCTTCGCCTGTCGTCGCTTGATCCCAGCGAGATTGACGACCGGCTGTTTGCGCTGATTGCCCACGAACCGCGCGTGATGCCGCACCTGCACCTGTCGATGCAGGCAGGCGACGACCTGATCCTCAAGCGGATGAAGCGCCGTCACAACCGGGCTCACGCGGTGCGGCTGGTCGGACGGCTGCGCGCCCTGCGCCCCGAACTGGCTGTTGGCGCCGATCTGATCGCCGGCTTCCCGACCGAGGATGAGGCCGCCTTTCAGGGTAGCCTGGCGCTGATCGAGGAATGTGCGATCGTCCACGCGCATATCTTTCCCTTTTCACCGCGTCACGGAACCCCGGCGGCGCGGATGCCGCAGGTCCAGCCCGACGTCGTTCGCGAACGCGCCGCCCGGCTGCGCGCCACCGCCGCCGCCGTGCGGGGCGACTGGCTGGCGGGCCTGGTCGGATCGGTTCAGCAGGTGTTGGTGGAAAAGCCCGGCGATATTGGCCATGCGGCGAACTTCGCCACCGTTCGCCTGCCCCGTCCGGCGAACGTAGGCACCATTGTTCCCGTGCGCGTTACCGGCGTGCATGACGATAATCTGATCGGAGAACCCGAATGA
- the ftsY gene encoding signal recognition particle-docking protein FtsY: MTVPSWHERLLGGFRKTSDRLLGNLAGLSLARLDDDTLDQIEEALIASDLGPETAARVRARLAEGQYERNLEELGIRLVVAEEVEKALAPVAKPLEIEAFPRPQVILVIGVNGSGKTTTIAKLAKTLVDQDYGVMLAAGDTFRAAAIGQLRTWAERIGVPIVSGAEGGDAAGIVFEAVKQATATGIDVLIVDTAGRLQNKRELMDELAKIRRVLGRLNPAAPHDVVLVLDATTGQNALSQIEVFKEVAGVTGLVMTKLDGTARGGVLVAAAEKYGLPIHAIGVGEKADDLRPFDANEVARIISGVEEMVR, encoded by the coding sequence ATGACAGTGCCAAGCTGGCACGAACGACTGCTCGGCGGATTTCGCAAGACGTCCGACCGACTGCTGGGCAACCTTGCCGGGCTGTCGCTGGCACGGCTGGACGACGACACGCTCGACCAGATCGAGGAGGCGCTGATCGCGTCCGACCTTGGCCCCGAGACCGCCGCGCGCGTCCGCGCCCGGCTGGCTGAGGGGCAATATGAGCGTAATCTTGAGGAACTGGGCATCCGCCTGGTGGTGGCGGAGGAAGTTGAAAAGGCGCTGGCCCCTGTTGCCAAGCCGCTGGAGATCGAGGCTTTTCCCCGCCCACAGGTGATCCTGGTGATCGGCGTCAATGGCTCGGGCAAGACGACCACCATCGCCAAACTGGCCAAGACGTTGGTCGATCAGGATTATGGCGTCATGCTGGCGGCGGGCGATACCTTCCGCGCGGCTGCCATCGGCCAGCTTCGCACTTGGGCAGAGCGGATCGGTGTGCCGATCGTGTCGGGTGCTGAGGGCGGGGACGCTGCCGGTATCGTGTTCGAAGCCGTGAAGCAGGCGACCGCGACGGGCATCGACGTGCTGATCGTCGACACGGCGGGCCGGCTTCAGAACAAGCGCGAGCTGATGGACGAACTGGCCAAGATCCGCCGCGTGCTGGGCCGCCTGAACCCCGCCGCCCCGCATGACGTGGTGCTGGTGCTGGACGCGACGACGGGACAGAACGCACTCAGCCAGATCGAGGTATTCAAAGAAGTGGCGGGCGTGACCGGGCTGGTCATGACCAAGCTGGACGGCACCGCGCGCGGCGGCGTGCTGGTCGCAGCGGCGGAGAAGTACGGCCTGCCCATCCATGCCATCGGCGTCGGTGAAAAGGCCGACGACCTGCGCCCGTTCGACGCGAACGAGGTGGCGCGCATCATCTCTGGCGTTGAGGAAATGGTGCGATGA